From the Leishmania braziliensis MHOM/BR/75/M2904 contig, possible fusion of chromosomes 20 and 34 genome, the window TTCTTGTTTTATGAtgtcttccctttctcttcgaCTTCTTTGCTTCTTATTCTGCACCACTCCGCTCCGCCTCATCGTCTCTTAGTCGCTCTGCAAGGAGAGCGCAGGCACATAGACGATTCCACACCCCTACACGCTTCTTTCTAATATTTTATTTTcatcttctcttcctcatcccttgtccccttttccctgttAATGTGTACCCAACGTTCTTCATCGACTTcgccctttcccctcccacTCTTGTATTCGGAGATTGCCCATGTTTCTGCGCTGTGGACTCCGCATCCCCCTTTCGCCTCCTTTCCATTCGttgtgcgcctctttctgctttctctctctttgtgtgtacAGACTTTACGCCTGCCGTCtcctttgcccccccccctcccctctctcgtttgaTCAGCCCCCTCTGGGGCTCTTCCTGTCCGCACCGCCGTGAGATCGGGTGGCTAGTCCACCACGTCGAAGACAACaacagaggagaaaaaagtgTCACCGCAGTCTCAGTGCAGAGCTCAGGCAGCACAAGATAACAGAGGCGTAGACTCGTGCAGATAAACAATGGCCTTGCCTTCTGTGCTGCACCTAGGCTCGCACGAGCTGAGGCTTCTTCCTGTTAGTTGCAGCGCCGAGGTCTTGCCCGGcacacaccgctgcagcgacagtCTCCTGACAGCGTTCTGCTTTGTGGGGGAGCTTCAGGCAGACGCCGTCGATCTCAGCGGCCAAGTCCGCGAAGCTGCCAGTGACACTAATGGTAGCTGCGCGACCATTCTCTGGTACTACTCCCCGCTCTTCCAATTCGAGCAAAAGAGAATCCGAGTCGAAGAGGGCGTGATCGATGCAGCACTGACGAAGGAAGTGAAGGCGCGCCAGCACGCCGATGTGAAGTCTCCATCACTTCAGCTTGACggcgcggaggcggtggaaTACCAGGTGTCGTGCCCGATGCGATCGAGTGAGACGTCGAGTGCAGCACTCTCCGTGGCCTCTACCACTGCTCTTCCAGCACTGTATCTTCGTATCGGCATCTCCACGACATTCCGCGAATACAGATTGGTCATAGCTGGGTCACAAAGCGCAGCCCTTGGTACTTCTATAGAGCTGCGCGCGCAGAGCGATGCAGATGTGGTAGGCAACGACGATGGGGCCTTATCAGGGCATGCAGTACACAAGCCACCGGCTCTGCAGCCTTTGATACCAAGGCACCCCACATTGACACCGCTCGACGCGCGActgagcggcagcggtgtgcgAGGCATGGTGAGGCTAGCCCACAAACACAGTGCTGCACTGCGCCGAGGTGTTGTTCCCACAAGTGCGTCGATACGACGTGACGCTGCGCGTCTTGAGGATGAGGTGAAGACGCCGCAGCTACCGAACTCCTTCAAAGCAACCCCCAGCACGGCTATCGTTGCCGCATCGCCGCTTCACGCAAGGAGTGAGGGGGCCAGCGAGCCGCACGAAGTGGTGTTTTCCATCCcaatctctctctcccgcgaGGATGGTGAGTCTTCCCCGTACCCCCGGAAAGAAGGAAATTTATCACAGTGGGCGTTGTCTGTTGGCCACGATGGAACGTCCGAGATGTGTGCGCGCAAGGACGTCTCGCACGGCAGCCTCACTTTCAACACGGCCGGCGGCTCGAGTGTCTCCTCGGCGTTCCTCTCCAGCACCCTCTTCTTTTCATGTATTCCATCCTCGACGCCGACCAGCGTGCCCAGCATTGCGCGCTCCGCCGAAGCGGACACAGATGACCTCCACTCTTCCTCCACCGAGGCCAGCGGCTCGTCTGGTCGCTTCTTCGACGATACCGACCTGGATTCACGAGAGATCACTCATATCTCGTCTGAGGCCTGCACCCTCCGGCCACAGTGCACGTCTTGCCCAACACCTCCAGCGACCCCGAAGCCGTGTTGCACGCGAGGTCGTCGTCTTCGCATcctcggcagcaacagcagtggcCTACCGCGCTCTACCCACGCTCCACACTCGCCCGCAGTCCAAGGAATTCAGTTAGTGTTAGAGTCAGTCAGTGTAGCCTCACCACTGTCATCGTGGTAGAAGCTGCGGCGAGCCCCAACAGGTGACCCACATGCTCATCGCTGCATGTGTGTGATGCGTTGGTGAAACTGAGTAGAGGGCGCGCACACCGAAGGGCTGCAGTCCTTCATCGTCCATGCCGCTTACACTtgttctttgtttctctacTTTGCACTGTTTTGCCTCTTTGGTTCTTCTTCTTACGTCCCCCTTTTCACACCCTCTCATCGTTGTTGTtatgcacacacacctgctgCCGTTTGGGGGGATTTTGCGTTGCTGATATGGACTGGTTTCTTGTGAGTCCATGTATGGATGAATGTGCatatatgcgtgtgtgtgtgtgtgtgtgtgtgtgtcttcatGTCCGTTCGACCCTGTAGGTCAATGAGGAGGAAGTATCGCTGGGGCAACAGAGGCCAATGGCGGCATCCACGTGCGCCTCTGACGCGTTGGCGCCGGCGTATTCGTGTggggtgctggaggaggaggaggggggagggagagaggaacggATCGAGCGAGAGACAATAGCGTACACCGTGTCAACTCCCGACGGTTTTCGTATTCCTTATCTTTTCGATATGTCCTACGAAAAggccctcttttttttcgttaTTGTTCTGCGTAGCACTGCCTCTCTGGGGTTTTCGGTTCAGCTCTGTGGATGTCGTGCGGAGCCACACTGTCCTCCTACGTCTGTCTCGTGGGTCTGTGCGTTGGTCTGGTTTGTGTGGGAGGCGCTTTGGTTTAGTTGTTAactttcttcctccttgatgccgctgctccgcaTATAGtgttccccttcctcctttttttttttcgtcgcaGTTCTCTCGTCCGTTTTCTCTAACGAGAGCCTCCATCCTTCTccttgcgtgcgtgtgttcttctacgcgctctccctctccctctccctctctctctgtgcgcctgTTCCGAGCTCTCCGCGCGTTCTTCGTTACGTGTCACTTCTTATCACCATGCGCAAGGACGATGAGGCGTTCCTTTGCGCTCTTTTCATGCCCCGTTTCTCTTTcatcccttctctctgctttCGTGTttgccgccccccccccccccccctctatgGGTTTTATTTTTCACGTGTGGTCTGTGTGGTCGTCGTTGACCGATGTTGTATGGAGGACTTTCAGTGGCATGTATCTCATCGTACCCCCGCGCTTTATTTTTTTTGCCGTATAGCTCGTTTTTCGCAGACATGAATGGTGCTCATGCAAGGCCTTCTCTCACGCCATTTTCTTCACTGCTTTGTTCCTCCTTCTTCCGCTATTCACTGCATTCGTTTTCTCCCATGTAGGTTGCTTGGCcctgttgtgtgtgtgtgatgttGTGTCTTTAATGAAGAGGTGTCTGCCACCGCCTGCAGGCCCTCTCTGCCTGCCGCGTCTGCACGTCTCAGCACGCGCCTGCACGTTTTGGAGCCTCTTGCAGTTTTGCTCCATTTTTATCATGTTTCGTCTTCATTCTGCACCCGtgctcttttcttctgttcAACctggctgctgccggtgtggCGCTCGTCGAAGACTTCTCAGCAGGAAAAAAGGACACCGAGAGAGAATTGCACAAGCAAAccacccacagcagcaggtggcggctCGAGATAacctgctgtcgctgctcggGTCGCTGCCACTGTACAGCGACACGCCTTCAGCGTGTTACCAATGATCTGTGCTCGTGACGGCCTGTATCGCCATTCACAATCCTCTCATGATGTCATGTGTGACGAACGGCGCTTTCACTTGGTTGCTGGTCGTGCGCGAGCTCACGCGCGCGCCAGACGTGAGGCGGGCCCTATCGCCAGGATTTCCCTcgtgtgctcttctctttccttgccACCTCTGACGTCCTTACTCTCGCTCTATTATCTGCCCCTCTAATCAACAATACTGCAGGTTTGTGTGACTGGGGAGGCGCGAGttagaaagagagagcgcatcGCCGGCATTCCTTCGTCGTTGCACACACTTCCACACCCACCTTCATACAgacaagagaagaagcgaatCAACGCACCCACGCGTACACTACCACACGAAcatttccctccctctctcccactctcgAGCCGGCGCTTgaaagagacagagagcggCAACGCTGGTCCGCCGTTTTGCTCATTGCATTCCCATCGCTTTTCCTACGCAcccagccgccgccgtctccctctctcctcgacgaaggagagagcaccGACGGCATCCCAAGTCATGCTTGGCCGTCCTCTCCGGTACACCAAGAAGACGACTAGAGcagcaaacacacgcacgcatctGCCTTTTTCATAGAAGGCTGCTTGGAAGAGTACCTGCGGCCCATCATAGAGGAGCTCTCACCTACGCGTGTCTCCACCGTGCTGTTTACTCCTCACCCCCACTTTTGCGTGTCTACCCCATCTTTCGTCCTCTTCTCCTGGCCGGCACTTCGTCATTGCACCTCTGTCTGTCTTGTCGCGAAGGATCGGCTTTTAGCCTACGCTGAAGGCCCTTTCCTTCCCGTGTCCCAGGCCTCcgtttttccccttcttcccttctcgttcaggctctcctccgcctccctcccctcgcgGCGCCGTTTCGACAGTCGCCGCGATGAATGGCGCTCGACGATTCTCAGCCGCCCCGGTGAACTTTGACCGCTTCATCGTGCTGGCTCGCTCTTACTCTCGAAGTTTGTCACCCGATAGAGAGCTTGACCAAATCCTGCGACCGTTTCAAGACCGGAGGGCAACAACAACTAACGCCACCAAGCGCGAGCCCCCAGCCAGTCGAGTGGCGACTTCAcagccgcgccaccagcagaGGGGCACGGGTGAACTCATTAACAATGAATTAGTTGCCACGCAGGTGCTAGACAGAGAGCCTTACTGGGGTTCCGCACAGTCCGTCGCGACAAAGCGAAGCACagcggcggagaaggcgtGTTCCTCTACTCGTGCTGCCACATCAACATCGCGCAGTGTatccggcggcgctgctgtgacATCCTCGGTCACCTCTACCGACTTCTCTCGTTCTACCCTCGACGACAGCTGTGTTGGGGAGGAAACACAGGAGCTGGGGCGGAACTCGTACTCTGCCGATGACGTGGACCCCCTCCTTCACGCGGTCCTGCAGCTAGGCAGTCCTCTCTACGACCCTGTCAAGCGGCAGTTTGTATGTTGGCGACTTCACACTCTCGAGAAGCGTCCACGCTCCGCCTACGGCTCTATCGAGGGGGTCAGCTGTGACTTTTGTGGCCACACCGACTGGATCGAGGAGATGGCCGAGAGAGCGATGACCTCTCCCTCCGTGTGCACAAGCGTGGTGAAGGTtgaagggaaggaggaccTAAAGGCGCCATCAGTAGGGGCACCTTTACCTGCTCAGGTTCGCTTGTTCTACCACTGCTCCATCTGCCAGGTTGACATATGCCGAGCATGCTTGGCGGAGGTACGATCGGACGAGCGCTTTCACGTGCCGTGCTTGCAATGCCAGCGGTGCGGGGTCTTTGAAAAACGCCAGAATGCCCCGTTGCATCGGTGTGCGGAGGTAAGAGTCATCAACGTAGACGATGAGGTCGAGGTGAGCAAaggtgcgctgccgctgttgatGCCGCCAAGCAGGAATACCGACGCTTTGCTGATGCCGCCAacggcgccaccactgccatcATCATCGACAGTATCCGCGACGATGTCGTCAAAGTATAAGAGCACCTGGGTCGGAGGCCGAGTTCGTGTGGGTCTCTCTCGACCCCACCAGCGGGCTGTCAAAGGGGAAGCGGCGCCCGACGCGGCAGTTGCCGCCCGCGTCGAGAAGAGCGCCGGTTCGGTCCCTCACCGAAAACGAAAGCGAGCTTCGCCGGTGGCGACCTCAGCTCCAAAGCAGCGTCTCAAGGAAGAGGCCAACGGCAGCACAGAGATGTCTCAGCTCGGCGACGTAAGGGACAAGACTTACCAACAGCTGTGGCAGTCGTCTTCGACTGCTATGCCAAAACCCGCGTCGCCAAAGCAGAAAGAAGCGAATAATgcagacggcagcgcctcTCGAGCCCTTTTAGAGGCGACGGGCCCCCCATACCCGCGATACGAGGTTCATCTCACCCCCCGTACGCCGGAGGAGGTAGGCGAGGTCAGCCGCATCGCCAAGGAACAGCACCTTGTCTGCTCACCAGCACCATCGTTGGCGAGGGCATGTGTGTTCTACTTCGCCACGCGCCTTGCTGCCGAGACATGTGTGGATCGCGCCACTGTGGCCTCGCTAGAGGCAGTCCTGAAGTGTAATGCAAAACCTGCGTGTAGCATGtgcccttctcccctccccttttaATCAGTGCCGGCGCTACTCTTCACCTTGCCGACGtgccgtgcgtgcgtgcctttGTTGTGCAAATGAAGGGCAATGGGGAAGAGGCTCGATAGCATcgtgcatcgctgccgtggggagagaggggctgGGTGCGCGCGGCAGTGCATTTGCCTGTCTGCGTCGGTGTACCTTTACGCAAGTGTGCcgtttcgttttttttttcctttgctccTCTGTTGTCTGTTTCCTTCCTGTGCTCAGCGCTCTTGAAGCGTCACCgtctcctgctgcgccaaATGGCATCTTTTAGCTGCGACAGGGATGGACGCGCAACGtacaagaaagagaaggggacgGGAAAGAGAAGCTCATGAATCTCGTCGCAGTGTTGTTGTTGGGCCAGAGGGTCGAAGTCCGTGTTGCCAGCGGCACTGGCGCGGCAAGACGGTAGCCaagcggcacgcacacgtatTTCGGTGAGGGAGGATGAAGACGCCGCCTCTGAGGAGGTTCGCCTCCGAAACGAATAGTGGCAACTGCGATTCAGCGTGATTTGGTGTTGAGCGAATTCCAACCGCCAGTCTTGGACGAGTgtctgcttctctccttcaACCACCACCGTCTCTCCATATTTCTGTGCCCGTTCTTTTCgcacttttctctctcccctctctctctctctctgcgaaACTAATGTCGGTGTACGCCCCAATGCTTGCCTCGGTTGTGCACATGCTGGCATCTTCTGTTTTCCTCTATTTTATCACATCGGAGCAGCTCAAGCGAGTTTTGTGCATCGGCTTTTGCATCGAGACGGTGCTTTACCTcctgacgctgccgctcctaTTGCCAGCGGTGCTGTTCTTGTGGTCGTGTGGCGGTTGTATCTGTGTGCACTTCTCAAAGGGCCACgaagcgtgtgcgcgtgtaggTGCTCGTGAGTGTAATAAAAAAATGTCTGTGGTGGAGGTTGGCACGTTTAACGTCCGGGCGGGTTACATTGGCGACGCGACGTGTACCTGGTGTGTACCGGCActgcgcgccgctgccgccccgGAAGAGGTAAATCTTATTTCACTTCTGTACACCGCCAGTAAGAACCTCGacacggcgccgctgctgtcctcAGCCTTCGCGAATGATGAGGCTGGCAGAGATGAAGGCACCTCGCTGAGTCAAAGCGGTGAGACTGTCCCACACGCGCTACTTCCGTTGTGGAGTCTGCGCCAACTGCAGCGCTATCCCAATACACACATTGACTCGCTGCGCCGACTAAAGCGAGACGTGTTGGAGAACGCTGAGCAGGACCCGCTCTGTCTCGTCCTGCCTGAGGTCTGGCACGAGCGGACGGACGTTTTGGAGGCGTTGTTTCAGCTCATCCTCGAAACCCCCGGCCTCACGACGGCTCTCTACTGCATGCGACCGAGTGTGGGATGGGCATTTGCGTCTGGCTCTGCCTCGAGCATTGTGCTGGATGTGGGCCATAGCCACACAACTGTTACCGCCGTTTTGGATGGCTATGCACTACGCCATTCCGTTGACACGATTCCCGttggcggcgacgccgtcacGGCCCAGTACAGCGAACTGCTGAGCGAGCACCGACCTGTCGTcgaggcagctgcgccagcgttGTCGCATAGCGTGGCGCGAGAGATTTATTGGTGCGATTGGGTGGCCGACGTGAAGCACTGCTTGGCACACGTGCTGCCGTATGTGGGTGGAGTCGGTGATGTTGCGTCTGTTAGGGGGAAGGGACCCGCGTCAACAGCCGTCAAGGGGACTGTCGTGCGCGCTGCAACAGACTTGCAGGCACCGGACGGCACACGAGTGCAACTCGACGAGCGCAAGGCTGCTCTACCCTTCGAGGTGTTTTTTGGCACAACTGGCGACGGGAAGCGGAATGTGGCGACACTGATGGCCATGTGCAAGCGACAGATGGACCCGGAATGGCAGCTGCATACAGTGCCGCACTTGCTTGCGGGAGGCGGTAGCCTTGTACTTGGCTTCCGCGACCGCATGCTGGAGGAACTGAAAGCGCTGGACTCCTCCTACTTCCGCTGtgagcgggagggggggctgaATGTGGCGCAGACTGCCGACGGTGCGTGGGTAGGGGCGTCCATGGCCGCCTCCAGTTCCTCCTTTGAGCCGCTGTGGGTGACACGCGGTGAGTGGGCTGAGGAAGGCGCCTCGGTGCTGTACCGTAAGCTCTTCTACTAGAGGGCAGTTTTTCCACAGATGCACATAACAGAGAACGAACCGGGACGGCCTGAGCACCTTACCGCTGACTcatctctcctcttccctccctcttcgcatGTTGCCGACTGCCCTCCTGTGGATACATCGGACGGCGACGCAACTGCAACGAAGTGACCGTGTTGCTGTACTGTTGGTGAGTGCGCCTAATGTGCTATCTTGAACCTCCTCTGCGTTTG encodes:
- a CDS encoding putative actin-like protein; this encodes MSVVEVGTFNVRAGYIGDATCTWCVPALRAAAAPEEVNLISLLYTASKNLDTAPLLSSAFANDEAGRDEGTSLSQSGETVPHALLPLWSLRQLQRYPNTHIDSLRRLKRDVLENAEQDPLCLVLPEVWHERTDVLEALFQLILETPGLTTALYCMRPSVGWAFASGSASSIVLDVGHSHTTVTAVLDGYALRHSVDTIPVGGDAVTAQYSELLSEHRPVVEAAAPALSHSVAREIYWCDWVADVKHCLAHVLPYVGGVGDVASVRGKGPASTAVKGTVVRAATDLQAPDGTRVQLDERKAALPFEVFFGTTGDGKRNVATLMAMCKRQMDPEWQLHTVPHLLAGGGSLVLGFRDRMLEELKALDSSYFRCEREGGLNVAQTADGAWVGASMAASSSSFEPLWVTRGEWAEEGASVLYRKLFY